A genome region from Celeribacter baekdonensis includes the following:
- a CDS encoding DUF2796 domain-containing protein has product MKPTRLALMVALTATPLWAQETRELDAHVHGVSTLDLAVEGTIVEMNLMSPGMDLVGFEYAAKTDADKDKVEAAIRAILLPENVISLPQAADCRVTEVLAHLHAGDNDHDHDHDEATDAHSHDEGEGHDHTEAGAHSEFHARYIFACSHPEKLTTLGFPFFERFENAQEIEARYITAHGAGAAEIGRSTAELTLD; this is encoded by the coding sequence ATGAAACCCACCCGCCTTGCCCTTATGGTCGCCCTCACCGCCACACCGCTTTGGGCGCAAGAGACCCGCGAACTGGACGCCCATGTCCATGGCGTCAGCACGTTGGATTTGGCCGTCGAAGGCACGATCGTCGAGATGAACCTTATGTCCCCCGGTATGGATCTTGTCGGCTTTGAATACGCCGCCAAAACGGATGCGGATAAGGATAAAGTCGAGGCAGCGATCCGGGCAATATTGCTGCCGGAAAATGTCATATCATTGCCTCAGGCTGCGGACTGTCGGGTGACCGAAGTGTTGGCCCATCTTCACGCGGGCGACAACGATCACGACCATGATCACGACGAGGCGACCGATGCGCATAGCCATGATGAGGGAGAGGGCCACGATCACACGGAGGCCGGAGCACATAGCGAATTCCACGCGCGCTACATCTTTGCCTGTAGCCACCCCGAAAAGCTCACCACCCTTGGCTTCCCCTTCTTCGAACGCTTTGAAAACGCGCAGGAGATTGAGGCACGCTATATCACCGCCCATGGCGCAGGCGCGGCGGAAATCGGCCGCTCGACCGCTGAATTGACATTGGACTAA
- a CDS encoding ABC transporter ATP-binding protein — MTTPALALDDVAFSWPGQGGFSLTCPAFVVAPSERVLLLGASGSGKSTLLSLICGIVPATRGRVLVGGSDLGTLGTGGRDRFRAEQIGVIFQQFNLLPYATVIDNILLPLRFAPKRRTRAGVAVTEAARLCTALGLPGDVLHIQAGRLSVGQQQRVAVARALIGAPPLIVADEPTSALDAATQDSFLRLLFDRTTEAQSSLLMVSHDERLAPRFDRVLHLVDLVNTERSAA, encoded by the coding sequence ATGACGACACCCGCCCTTGCTCTTGATGATGTTGCCTTTTCCTGGCCGGGGCAGGGCGGGTTTTCTTTGACATGTCCGGCCTTTGTGGTGGCGCCAAGTGAACGGGTTTTGCTGCTCGGGGCCAGCGGGTCGGGGAAATCCACGCTTCTGTCTCTGATCTGCGGCATCGTCCCCGCCACGCGGGGTAGGGTCTTGGTTGGTGGCTCCGACCTTGGCACCTTAGGTACGGGCGGCCGCGACCGGTTCCGGGCCGAACAGATCGGCGTGATCTTTCAGCAGTTCAATTTGCTGCCCTACGCGACGGTCATCGACAACATCCTCTTGCCGCTGCGCTTTGCGCCCAAACGGCGGACCCGCGCCGGGGTCGCGGTGACAGAAGCCGCCCGGCTGTGCACAGCACTTGGCCTGCCGGGCGATGTTTTGCACATCCAAGCGGGGCGGTTGAGTGTGGGTCAGCAACAACGCGTCGCGGTGGCGCGCGCCCTGATCGGTGCACCACCTTTGATCGTCGCTGACGAACCCACCTCGGCGCTCGATGCCGCGACCCAAGACAGTTTTCTCCGCCTGTTGTTTGACCGCACAACCGAGGCGCAGTCGTCGTTGTTGATGGTCAGCCATGATGAACGGCTCGCCCCGCGGTTTGACCGGGTGCTCCACCTTGTCGATCTTGTGAACACGGAAAGGAGCGCAGCATGA
- a CDS encoding DUF3299 domain-containing protein, whose protein sequence is MKTQLPLTRRQFGCLALATAALPRMAFAMPFQDLTWEELIPPGVPYSEIIGEGALDEKNDTWNPIFDENATKLNTALDGASVKLPGYIVPLEIGAEGVSAFILAPYTGACIHVPPPPANQLVYVTSQTPWPLDKLLDAIWVYGRLNARLQSTEIAEIGYEIVARKIELYDW, encoded by the coding sequence ATGAAAACACAGCTCCCCCTCACGCGCAGACAGTTCGGCTGTCTTGCCCTCGCAACCGCTGCGCTCCCGCGTATGGCATTTGCCATGCCGTTTCAGGACCTCACCTGGGAGGAGCTGATCCCGCCCGGCGTGCCCTATTCCGAAATCATCGGCGAAGGCGCGCTTGATGAGAAAAACGACACATGGAACCCAATCTTTGACGAGAACGCGACCAAGTTGAACACGGCGCTGGATGGCGCATCGGTCAAATTGCCGGGCTACATCGTTCCGTTGGAGATCGGAGCAGAGGGCGTGAGCGCATTTATCTTGGCACCCTATACGGGCGCTTGCATCCACGTGCCGCCACCACCGGCAAATCAGTTGGTCTATGTGACCTCACAAACGCCCTGGCCCTTGGACAAGCTGTTGGATGCGATATGGGTCTACGGCCGGCTGAACGCCCGGTTGCAATCGACGGAGATCGCCGAGATTGGCTATGAGATCGTGGCGCGTAAGATCGAGCTTTACGACTGGTAG
- a CDS encoding TonB family protein — MKKTWFFGALCVSVGAHVFAAGWMPAAPAPILDGGAVAGDVALGLGFEDLVAGSVHPVVPMETPPVPATQTPEVSRPDMRTPTEAPAPPKALVPDSPRVTAQAPQERITAQAPPPKSPPKPAAKTTTQPPATSGNAETHAKKGAATATPGGTKAQASQKPVKSTASTAGDGAVRSYQSQILRKIARVPKRSAGARGKAMVGLTITASGRISNVAIVQSSGHAGIDKVALAQVQRAGPFAPTPTGQPIKFVVRFESKG; from the coding sequence ATGAAAAAAACTTGGTTTTTTGGCGCGCTTTGTGTCTCTGTCGGAGCGCATGTCTTTGCCGCCGGTTGGATGCCCGCCGCACCCGCGCCGATTTTGGATGGTGGCGCGGTGGCGGGTGATGTGGCGCTTGGGTTGGGGTTCGAAGACTTGGTCGCAGGTTCCGTGCATCCGGTTGTTCCGATGGAAACGCCGCCTGTTCCTGCGACTCAAACGCCTGAGGTCTCGCGCCCGGATATGCGCACCCCGACCGAAGCCCCCGCCCCGCCCAAGGCGCTTGTGCCCGACAGTCCGCGTGTGACAGCACAAGCCCCACAGGAGCGCATAACCGCGCAAGCACCGCCACCAAAATCACCACCAAAGCCCGCTGCAAAAACAACAACGCAACCGCCCGCCACATCTGGCAATGCCGAAACACATGCCAAAAAAGGCGCAGCAACGGCAACGCCGGGCGGCACAAAAGCACAGGCATCGCAAAAACCCGTCAAATCCACGGCATCGACCGCCGGAGATGGGGCCGTTCGGTCCTATCAAAGTCAGATTTTGCGCAAAATCGCGCGGGTGCCAAAACGCTCTGCGGGCGCGCGGGGCAAAGCGATGGTGGGTCTGACCATCACCGCCTCGGGCAGGATTTCAAACGTGGCGATTGTGCAAAGTTCGGGCCACGCCGGGATCGACAAAGTCGCGCTTGCCCAAGTCCAACGCGCTGGCCCGTTTGCACCGACACCAACAGGACAACCGATCAAATTTGTCGTGCGCTTCGAGAGCAAAGGCTGA
- a CDS encoding ABC transporter permease gives MILRLAIGSLRARALTVGMTILAIALSVALFLGVEKIRTSARASFADTISGTDLIVGARSGSVQLLLYSVFRIGNATNNVTWDSYQDIKARPEVDWIVPISLGDSHRQFRVMGTTSGFFEHYKYRGGRALEIPEGHGLEDLYDAVIGADVAASLGYSVGDPIIVSHGLASFTAHDDQPFRIAGIIAKTGTPVDRTVIVSLEAIEAIHVDWQTGAKSGQITPREVIRDMDLTPTAITAALVGVKSRLQVFGLQRWVNDYPEEPVLAVLPGVALQELWQIVGVAETALIGVSAMVVVTALIGMMAMIFSSLNERRREMAIWRAMGARPSTILGLLVLEATLMAVVAALLGLGLLYLGLVIGQPWVDAAFGIWLPIEPPSLRDLLALGVVIGAAALTSLIPALRAYRLSLADGMMVRI, from the coding sequence ATGATCTTGCGTCTGGCCATCGGGTCTTTGCGCGCGCGCGCCCTCACGGTTGGCATGACGATTTTGGCCATCGCGCTTTCGGTGGCGCTTTTCCTTGGTGTGGAGAAAATCCGCACCAGCGCACGCGCCAGTTTTGCCGACACGATCTCGGGCACGGACCTGATTGTCGGGGCGCGCTCCGGGTCGGTACAGCTTTTGCTCTATTCCGTTTTTCGCATCGGCAATGCCACCAACAACGTCACTTGGGACAGTTATCAAGACATCAAAGCCCGCCCCGAGGTGGATTGGATCGTGCCAATCTCATTGGGGGACAGCCATCGTCAGTTTCGCGTCATGGGCACAACATCGGGGTTTTTTGAACATTACAAATACCGCGGCGGCCGGGCGTTAGAGATCCCCGAAGGCCACGGGCTTGAAGACCTTTACGATGCGGTCATCGGTGCCGATGTGGCCGCCAGTTTGGGCTATTCTGTCGGCGATCCGATCATCGTGTCGCATGGGCTTGCCTCCTTCACCGCCCATGACGATCAACCGTTTCGGATTGCGGGCATCATCGCCAAAACCGGGACGCCGGTGGACCGAACGGTGATCGTCAGCCTTGAGGCGATTGAGGCCATCCATGTCGATTGGCAAACGGGCGCGAAGTCCGGCCAGATCACGCCGCGCGAGGTCATTCGCGACATGGACCTGACGCCTACGGCAATCACGGCGGCCCTGGTTGGGGTCAAGTCGCGGTTACAGGTTTTTGGCCTGCAACGCTGGGTCAACGATTATCCCGAGGAACCTGTGTTGGCCGTCCTACCGGGAGTGGCGCTTCAGGAACTTTGGCAAATCGTCGGGGTGGCCGAAACCGCCCTGATCGGCGTGTCCGCGATGGTGGTGGTGACGGCACTGATCGGCATGATGGCGATGATTTTCTCAAGCCTCAATGAGCGCAGACGAGAAATGGCGATTTGGCGCGCGATGGGGGCACGGCCCAGCACCATTTTGGGCCTTTTGGTGCTTGAGGCGACGCTGATGGCGGTGGTGGCGGCTTTGCTTGGCCTCGGGCTTTTGTACCTCGGCCTCGTGATTGGACAGCCTTGGGTGGACGCCGCCTTTGGGATTTGGTTGCCGATTGAGCCACCTTCGCTGCGCGACCTCTTGGCGCTTGGTGTCGTCATCGGCGCGGCGGCGCTCACCAGCCTTATTCCGGCGCTGAGGGCCTATCGCTTGTCGCTCGCGGATGGCATGATGGTGCGGATATGA
- a CDS encoding MotA/TolQ/ExbB proton channel family protein — protein sequence MMSHTLLRLSELIDLGGPVVALLIGFSVLALACILWKALVFYVNGIGAQVSRGFGRDIVVQTQTAKRSGRTEADIRARATARMERDFERAGRGLRLLDIIAQVAPLLGLFGTVLGMITAFQTLQSAGGTADPAVLAGGIWVALVTTAAGLIVAMPTSMALSWFDGCLERHERALRDAFEEVLMPDMFDTSALSERLMEPVHAG from the coding sequence ATGATGTCCCACACTCTGCTTCGTTTGTCCGAGCTGATTGACTTGGGCGGGCCGGTTGTGGCCCTTTTGATTGGGTTTTCCGTGCTCGCGCTGGCCTGTATCCTGTGGAAAGCACTGGTGTTTTACGTCAACGGCATCGGCGCGCAGGTGTCACGTGGATTTGGTCGCGACATTGTGGTTCAGACCCAAACCGCCAAACGATCCGGGCGGACCGAGGCCGATATTCGCGCCCGCGCAACCGCGCGGATGGAGCGGGATTTCGAACGCGCCGGGCGGGGTCTGCGCCTGTTGGATATCATCGCGCAGGTGGCCCCCCTGCTTGGGCTTTTTGGCACGGTTTTGGGCATGATCACCGCCTTTCAAACTCTGCAATCGGCGGGCGGCACAGCCGATCCTGCGGTGCTTGCAGGCGGGATTTGGGTCGCTTTGGTGACCACGGCGGCGGGTCTGATCGTGGCGATGCCGACCTCGATGGCGCTGTCGTGGTTTGATGGTTGTCTGGAGCGACATGAGCGCGCGTTGCGGGACGCGTTTGAGGAGGTTTTGATGCCCGACATGTTCGACACGTCCGCCTTATCCGAGCGCCTGATGGAGCCGGTCCATGCCGGGTAA
- a CDS encoding heme ABC transporter ATP-binding protein: protein MLEAHNITVAYGARRVLDGVDFTAKAGEMTAIVGPNGSGKTTLLKAITGEIGASGVTRLDGQSIAQMSPADLATRRAVLPQSGHVAFPFTVLELVRLGLTRGFATSSATAQDTLPHQALARVGLSGFEARSVQELSGGERQRVQLARVLLQIWEPVLDDTPRWLFLDEPVSALDIGHQLVVMQIAHDFAQMGGGVVAVMHDLNLTAMFADRVTLLDQGRVKGVGTPKEVFTDAHLSACYGCTLRTNTPPPFGGPWILPQAASHHPNHIRTSAGAPHS from the coding sequence ATGCTTGAGGCTCATAATATCACCGTCGCCTACGGTGCCCGCCGGGTTCTGGATGGGGTGGATTTCACCGCCAAAGCCGGGGAAATGACCGCCATCGTCGGCCCCAACGGATCGGGCAAAACCACCTTGCTCAAGGCCATCACCGGCGAGATCGGCGCAAGTGGTGTGACCCGTCTGGATGGGCAAAGCATCGCACAGATGTCTCCAGCTGACTTGGCCACGCGCCGCGCCGTATTGCCGCAATCGGGTCATGTTGCCTTTCCCTTTACGGTTTTGGAACTGGTGCGGCTGGGCTTAACACGCGGCTTTGCGACCTCTAGCGCCACGGCACAAGACACCCTGCCCCATCAAGCCCTCGCGCGGGTGGGATTGAGCGGGTTTGAAGCCCGCTCCGTCCAAGAGCTATCCGGCGGCGAGCGGCAACGGGTGCAATTGGCGCGGGTTTTATTGCAAATATGGGAACCCGTTTTGGACGACACGCCGCGGTGGTTGTTTCTCGATGAACCTGTCTCGGCGCTCGATATTGGGCATCAGTTGGTGGTCATGCAGATTGCCCATGATTTTGCCCAAATGGGCGGTGGGGTTGTCGCCGTCATGCATGATTTGAACCTCACCGCCATGTTTGCAGATCGGGTGACGCTGTTGGACCAAGGCCGGGTCAAAGGTGTTGGCACCCCGAAAGAGGTGTTCACCGATGCACATCTTTCGGCCTGTTACGGCTGTACTCTGCGCACCAACACGCCGCCGCCCTTTGGCGGGCCGTGGATTTTGCCACAAGCCGCCTCGCATCACCCCAATCACATCCGCACCTCCGCCGGTGCCCCTCACTCTTGA
- a CDS encoding ExbD/TolR family protein, whose amino-acid sequence MRRLSTRRTSRTEPTLPLINVVFLMLIFFLVAAQVARPLPSEVTLVRTDDPDVVPPPDALVLMQDGSLMWRGTATTVEAFVTATTADTSAPSGGLRILPDARVPAQTLVALARDIAIAGGGTDVRLMTERALP is encoded by the coding sequence ATGCGTCGCCTGTCCACCCGCCGCACGTCTCGCACAGAGCCGACATTGCCGCTGATCAATGTCGTGTTCTTGATGCTGATCTTTTTCCTCGTGGCGGCACAGGTCGCTCGCCCCCTGCCCTCGGAGGTCACATTGGTGCGCACCGATGATCCCGATGTGGTGCCGCCGCCTGATGCCTTGGTGCTGATGCAGGACGGTTCCTTGATGTGGCGCGGGACAGCGACGACGGTCGAGGCCTTTGTGACGGCGACCACGGCTGACACATCAGCACCCTCTGGCGGCTTGCGCATTTTGCCCGATGCCCGCGTGCCCGCGCAGACCTTGGTGGCTTTGGCGCGCGACATCGCCATCGCAGGTGGCGGCACAGATGTCCGGCTGATGACCGAAAGGGCTTTGCCATGA
- a CDS encoding biopolymer transporter ExbD, with protein sequence MPGNPRASRGRLSLTSLIDVIFLLLLFFMLSSTFSKFGEVNLTVSGGAASPDFDDTPVVFARLDAGGVLINGRRAALADVSAAVDPFRRDGHARLLLSVSKDADAQGFVDVVHVLSALPNTRFAVLE encoded by the coding sequence ATGCCGGGTAATCCGCGCGCGTCACGGGGGCGGCTTTCGCTCACCTCGCTGATCGACGTGATCTTTCTGCTGCTGTTGTTTTTCATGCTGTCCTCGACATTTTCGAAATTTGGTGAGGTGAATTTGACCGTCTCCGGCGGCGCGGCGTCACCCGATTTCGACGACACTCCGGTGGTCTTTGCCCGGCTCGATGCCGGTGGTGTTTTGATCAACGGCCGTAGAGCGGCATTGGCCGATGTCAGTGCTGCCGTTGATCCGTTTCGCCGCGACGGCCACGCCCGCCTGTTGTTGTCGGTGTCAAAAGACGCCGACGCGCAGGGGTTTGTCGACGTGGTCCATGTGTTGAGTGCCCTGCCCAACACAAGATTTGCTGTTTTGGAGTGA